In the genome of Candidatus Margulisiibacteriota bacterium, the window ATCCTGCCCGAAGATCGAACCTGGGTTTATATTACGATCTACGAGAATGAGCTGGGGTTGGTCAAGACTGGCGTTCCGGTGGAGATCGAGACCGTTGCTTTTCCGGGGGAAGCCTTCTCCGGGACGATCGCGGCGGTCTCGCCGGTGCTGGACCCCATGAGCCGATCGGCCAAAGCGAGAGCGGAGATCCAAAATCCCGGCCAGAGATTGAAGCCGGGGATGTACGCCACCGTGAAGCTCAAGATCGATCTGGGCAGCCGGTTGGCGGTCGCTGAAGAAGCGGTCATCAATACCGGCAAAAGGACATTAGTGGTTGTGGCCAAGGGTAACGGCAATTATATTAGCCGTGAAGTGAGGTTGGGCCAGAAGGCCGCGGGTTACTATGAGGTCCTGGGCGGATTGCGGGAAGGGGAAATGGCGGTGACCACCGGGAATTTCCTGATCGATTCGGAATCACGATTGAAATCCACCGGTGGCGGCGAACATCAGCATTAAGCAATGGCAAAATTAGTCGAATATATAATCGAATATTGCGCCAAGAACAGGACGATCGTCTTTATCCTGGTCGGGGCGCTGGCTTTGGGCGGGTTCTTTGCCCTGCGCAGTGTTCCCCTGGACGCTCTGCCGGACCTCTCCGACACGCAGGTCATCGTCTATTCCCAGTGGGACCGCTCGCCGGATATTATCGAGGATCAGGTTACTTACCCCATTATCACTTCCCTGCTGGGCGCTCCCCAGGTCAAAGCGATCCGCGGGTTTTCAGACTTTGGTTTTTCTTATGTTTATGTGATCTTTGAGGACGGGACCGACATATATTGGGCGCGGTCGCGCGTTTTGGAATATTTGAATAAGATCATTCCGCGGCTTCCGGAAGGGGTAAAAACTGAATTAGGTCCGGATGCCACAGGCGTGGGCTGGATCTTCCAATATGCCTTGGTTGATGGATCGGGCCAACACTCTCTGGCCGACCTGCGCAGTTTTCAAGATTGGTATCTGCGCTATTATTTACAATCAGTTCCTGGCGTAGCGGAGGTGGCTTCGGTCGGCGGTTTTGTCCGGCAGTACCAGATAAACGTTAATCCGAGCGCGCTTTTAGCCTATAACATCCCGCTCATGAAGGTCGTCGAGAACCTGCGCAAAAGTAATAATGATGTCGGCGGAAGATTGGTCGAATGGAGCGGGACAGAGTACATGGTGCGGGGGCGCGGGTATATTAAAACCACCCAGGATATCGAAAAAATTGTGGTCGGTAACGATCTGAACGGCGTGCCGGTGACCGTTGGACAGATCGCCAATGTTACTTTGGGCCCGGATATGAGGCGGGGGATCGCCGAACTGGATGGGCAGGGGGAAGTAGCCGGCGGCATTGTGGTCATGCGCCACAAGGAGAACGCGCTGGAAGTCATTAACCGGATCAAAGCCAAGCTCAAGGAAATCGAACCCAGTCTGCCCAAAGGGGTAAAGATCGTAACCACCTATGACCGCTCCGAGCTGATCGAAGCTTCCATCGGTACCGTCCGCGACGCGCTCGTCCAGGAATTAATTATTGTCAGTTTAATGCTCGTTTTCTTCTTATGGCATCTCCCTTCGGCGCTGGTCCCTATCATCGGGCTCCCCATCGCGGTGCTGATCG includes:
- a CDS encoding efflux RND transporter periplasmic adaptor subunit, yielding MRTGALVIILGLVVLAVVSCAPAQKSGHQGHELGKNILFYRNPMNPQVTSPVPMKDEMGMDYVPVYEKAPGAQAGEISISPEEQKLVGVRTERVGRRQLWKEVRTVGTVAYDPELYVAQEEYIGALGLGDETLIDAGKKRLRVLGLDEEQLARLQAEGKPQENLILPEDRTWVYITIYENELGLVKTGVPVEIETVAFPGEAFSGTIAAVSPVLDPMSRSAKARAEIQNPGQRLKPGMYATVKLKIDLGSRLAVAEEAVINTGKRTLVVVAKGNGNYISREVRLGQKAAGYYEVLGGLREGEMAVTTGNFLIDSESRLKSTGGGEHQH